CCAGATGTCAGCGGTCTCGGTCTGAAGCTGATCATGGGAATCGTCCTGATGGATGCTGTACGCTGAGAGGTTCTGCAGGCCCAGCAGTAGCAGTAGCAGGAGCGCTAGCTTTCCACTCATCCGGGTCGGGTCGCCGGTCACATTGATAAACTCAATACGACAGGAGTCTCATCATCCTTAATCGGAAGACCCCGCAAGCCCCCTTCGGGCTGGGTGAGGGCAGCCAATGAGCCGAGATAGGTTGGGACTCGAAGGGCCTCAATCCGAACCCCATGCCCACCTCCTGATCATCTCCTCCACCGGGGGCTCCCTCCTGCCGGTCCTCCTAGGCCCTGGGTATCCGCCAAGGAGTCTCAGGGCGGTCTTGGCGGCTTGATCGGCCTCCCCGGGCTCGTGAACCCTCCAGGCGGGCTCGTGAACGAATCTCCCCGGAAGGGTCCAGGAGGGATCGAACTCGTCAAGCTCATCGGGACTGAGGCAGACCGCAACCCTGTCTAGCTCCCTGTGAAGGCTCAGGGGGACGGTGAAGAGGGATCTGGGCTTCAGCTGGTTCTCAACCCTCAGCCCCGCGGCACCGGAGCGCCTTATCTCCGCGATTCCCCGTTCCACCCTTGATCTAACGAGCTCGGCCAGGGCCCAGGCGTGATCCAGGTCCCTCAGTCCCGGGGAGAGGGCGCCCTCGCTCACCCTGACGTGCATTCCCCTCCCGGACCAGAGGAGGTGGACTGACCTCACGACACCCAGGGACTCCAGCTCCTCCAGTATGAGCCTAGCAGCATCCACGGTCGCCCTCCAGTCCTCGGGCCTGTTGTCTATGTCCAAGAACGGGGTGACCGCGACGACCTTGGATCCATCGAAGGCATCCTCCCTGCTCCAGAGCCTTGAGTAGATGGATGTGGTGGCGTAAATAGCCCTGGTTCCGGTCCTGAGCAGGGTGGCTGGGAGCTCTAGGGAGTCGGAGGTGATGGGCCTCCCTTCCAAGTACCTCACCCATGCCCCTCCGGCCAGGGCGATCCACCTTCCCCTGGAGAACTCCAGGATCTCCCTGACAACTTCCTCCCTAGAGTAGTGCTCCTCGACGATGCCGCCCATCGGCCCTTGGACCGGGGAGAGGTGATAAGCACGCGGGGTGAGGGGGTCACTCCGCCCCCTCGTCAGGCACCTCCTCCTCGACCCTCCTCCTGGACTCGGCTATCCTTAGATAAACGCTCCTGGGCATGGCGAAGTCCTCAGCCCTGTACTCCACGGGCCCGACCAGCCTCATCCCCCTACCCTGCTCGATCAAGACCTCGTACATCCTGAGATCGTGATCGGTCTGCCTCATCTTCTCCACTAGAAGGAACCTCCTCAGCCTCCCTCCCCTCACGATCCTCCTGAACCTGATTATCCCATCTGCTATGTGCTCCAACCCGAACCCGAAGGCCTCAGATGTGGTTATCGCATACTGAGTGGTGGCGAGCACGGTGAAGTCCCATTTGCTGAGCACCTTCTTCAGGAAGTAGGAGTACTTCCTGGCCATCGCCGGCTTATCAAGCCAGAAGGCGCTCATGCTGTCTATGGCCAGCCTGGCCCTCCCGTAACCCATCTCCTTCTTCGCCTCGAGGACCCTCTCCACCATTTCCTCGGGGCTGAGGGATCTCAGGCTCCACCTGTCGCCCCCCAGCAGGGCATCTATCACCACGAGCCTCCCCTCCTCCAGGGCCCCGCTCATCCCCATTCCCAGCATCTCGGCCTGCCTCACCAGGGATTCCCTGGACTCCTCCGTTGTGACGTAAATCGCCTTGTCCCCCTCTAGGACCCCCTGCCAGATGAAGTGAAGGCAGAGCACGGTCTTTCCTGTTCCGGGCTCGCCGGCCACGGCCACCAGGAAGCCCCTGGGTACTCCCCCCTGGATCAGGCGGTCCAGGTCC
This genomic stretch from Candidatus Korarchaeota archaeon NZ13-K harbors:
- a CDS encoding KaiC domain-containing protein: MSVERLSTGVGDLDRLIQGGVPRGFLVAVAGEPGTGKTVLCLHFIWQGVLEGDKAIYVTTEESRESLVRQAEMLGMGMSGALEEGRLVVIDALLGGDRWSLRSLSPEEMVERVLEAKKEMGYGRARLAIDSMSAFWLDKPAMARKYSYFLKKVLSKWDFTVLATTQYAITTSEAFGFGLEHIADGIIRFRRIVRGGRLRRFLLVEKMRQTDHDLRMYEVLIEQGRGMRLVGPVEYRAEDFAMPRSVYLRIAESRRRVEEEVPDEGAE